The Niastella koreensis GR20-10 genome includes a window with the following:
- the purU gene encoding formyltetrahydrofolate deformylase gives MIVVIQCKDQVGLVAGITGVLAKEQLNIVSLREHVDKIENRFFIRVHLEQDTDPQQLEMKLKQVLPAAAMITVNPMPEKKIVVMVTKEYHCLGDILIRNYFKTLGAQVQCVIGNHDTLQNICQRFDIPFYLVSHEQKDKEAFEAQARQMIDKHAPDYIVLAKFMRILSPGFVAHYTGRIINIHHSFLPAFVGASPYRQAFERGVKLIGATAHFVTNELDEGPIIAQQIIPVTHSHTAADMMKAGKEIETAVLAKALQIVFEDRVLVYKNKTVVFE, from the coding sequence ATGATCGTTGTCATTCAATGTAAAGACCAGGTAGGATTGGTGGCTGGCATTACAGGCGTGCTCGCCAAAGAACAATTGAACATTGTTTCGTTGCGCGAGCACGTTGATAAAATCGAAAATCGTTTTTTTATCAGGGTGCACCTGGAGCAGGATACCGACCCGCAACAACTGGAAATGAAATTGAAACAGGTATTACCGGCAGCCGCGATGATTACGGTGAACCCGATGCCTGAGAAAAAAATAGTGGTAATGGTAACCAAAGAATACCATTGCCTGGGCGATATTCTTATCCGTAATTATTTCAAAACCCTGGGCGCCCAGGTGCAGTGCGTGATCGGGAACCACGATACCTTGCAGAACATCTGTCAGCGGTTTGATATTCCGTTTTACCTGGTATCGCACGAGCAGAAAGACAAGGAAGCGTTTGAAGCGCAGGCGCGCCAAATGATAGACAAGCATGCGCCTGATTATATTGTGCTGGCCAAGTTCATGCGCATATTATCACCGGGTTTTGTAGCACATTATACGGGACGCATCATCAATATTCACCATTCCTTTTTACCGGCCTTTGTAGGCGCCAGTCCTTACCGGCAGGCATTTGAGCGTGGCGTGAAGTTAATTGGCGCTACAGCGCATTTTGTGACCAATGAACTGGATGAAGGGCCTATTATTGCGCAACAGATCATTCCCGTAACGCATTCGCATACGGCTGCAGATATGATGAAAGCAGGAAAGGAGATTGAGACGGCGGTGCTGGCGAAAGCGCTGCAGATTGTGTTTGAGGATAGGGTTTTGGTATATAAGAATAAAACAGTGGTATTTGAATAG
- a CDS encoding TonB-dependent receptor domain-containing protein, which yields MKKAFLINAIKHAARQLLLMALFAVSLQAAPGHNQDVLDREVTLNIKEKKLEYVLNKIEEQTKITFVFSPKLIQSSRLVTISKSKEKLSVVLNELSSYLHLDYEVAGDKVILKRQLPDKATAETDNNPPAIEPVPITGKITNAKGDPLSGVSIVVRNKGGGTSTNANGVFTINADEGDVLVVSYIGFKTQEITIGGQHQLTIRLEDAIAELTTVVVGSRSLRPRSNVESPVPVDVISSKDLLATGQIEPTQQIQYTAPSFVSNHQTVADGTDHIDPASLRGLGPDQVLVLVNGKRRYNQALVNINGTVGKGSVGTDLNAIPASSIERIEVLRDGAASQYGSDAIAGVINVVLKKKTGTQVFAHAGQQYAGDGANLQLGINEGFKLGKKGGVLNLTGEVRHRNPTNRAGNYLGTVYNANATIDDAMIAQKGGWDRSNNMFIGNSRQLNAYGEANLELPISTKSKFYAMGMYSYRKGKAAGFYRYPKQTTQVVADLYPRGFLPYIGSEIQDRSLMAGFKGKTAGAWNWDVSSTYGGNQFRFDVTNSNNASMGDASPTSFYCGKLAFQQSTTNVDFSKDFGSQLNLSSFNVALGAEMRVDMFKISPGQEESWKNYDPNGGKAGGAQVFPGYQPANAVNENRNVLSTYVDVESDITEKFLVNVAGRFEHYSDFGSALAGKLALRYKILDALAIRGAISNGFRAPSIHQYFFNNTSTQFQLINGTLTPSNTLTVRNSDPIAKALGIPDLKEETSVNYSLGITAKPGRNTSLTVDAYRIDIKNRILLAGPFKRTTAGTSIVDQVLNNAGIGTDVQVVQAFANFVDTKTQGVDIIFSVSPQINTGNLDITLAANFNETKIQKIKGTDKIPAKPDSVGNYFYFDRAEQSRVEKANPKNKVSLSANYQYKKFGLLARATRFGKVSSLNADPRLDETYDPKVVTDASISYSILPQVRVTIGANNLFDVYPDKLKWFRDGTGDKTNIYYGNTSDGRFVYSRNATQFGMNGGYYYVSLSANF from the coding sequence ATGAAAAAAGCCTTCCTAATCAATGCCATTAAGCATGCCGCCAGGCAATTGCTGCTGATGGCGCTTTTCGCTGTTTCATTACAGGCAGCACCAGGCCATAACCAGGACGTACTGGACCGCGAAGTAACCTTGAACATTAAAGAAAAAAAGCTGGAGTATGTATTGAACAAAATAGAAGAGCAAACAAAGATCACATTTGTGTTTAGTCCGAAGCTGATCCAAAGCAGCCGGTTGGTCACCATCAGTAAATCAAAAGAGAAATTATCAGTAGTATTAAATGAACTCAGCAGTTACCTGCATCTTGATTATGAAGTAGCAGGCGATAAAGTGATCCTGAAACGGCAGCTACCCGATAAGGCAACAGCAGAAACAGACAATAACCCGCCGGCTATAGAACCGGTTCCCATCACCGGCAAAATAACCAATGCAAAAGGAGATCCGTTATCGGGTGTGAGCATTGTTGTAAGAAACAAAGGCGGCGGCACCTCCACCAACGCCAATGGCGTTTTTACCATCAATGCCGATGAAGGCGATGTACTGGTTGTTTCCTACATTGGTTTTAAAACCCAGGAAATAACAATTGGCGGGCAACATCAGTTGACTATAAGACTGGAAGATGCGATAGCTGAGTTAACTACAGTAGTGGTTGGTTCGCGGTCGTTACGGCCCAGGAGCAATGTGGAGTCGCCCGTACCGGTTGATGTTATTTCAAGCAAAGACCTGTTGGCAACCGGACAAATAGAACCCACTCAACAGATCCAGTACACCGCGCCAAGTTTTGTCTCGAACCACCAAACTGTAGCCGATGGTACTGATCATATTGACCCGGCCAGTTTACGGGGCCTGGGACCCGACCAGGTACTGGTACTGGTGAATGGCAAACGCCGGTATAACCAGGCGTTAGTGAATATCAATGGAACAGTAGGCAAGGGGAGTGTAGGCACCGATCTGAACGCCATTCCTGCCAGTAGTATTGAACGCATAGAAGTATTACGGGATGGCGCCGCTTCCCAATACGGTTCAGACGCCATTGCCGGGGTTATAAACGTAGTGCTGAAAAAGAAAACCGGCACACAGGTATTTGCGCATGCCGGGCAACAATATGCCGGTGATGGCGCCAATTTGCAATTAGGCATTAACGAAGGTTTCAAGCTGGGTAAAAAAGGCGGGGTGTTGAACCTTACCGGTGAAGTACGCCATCGTAACCCTACCAACCGGGCCGGGAATTACCTGGGCACCGTATACAATGCCAACGCCACCATAGACGATGCCATGATCGCTCAAAAAGGCGGCTGGGACAGAAGTAATAATATGTTTATCGGCAATTCAAGACAACTGAATGCTTATGGCGAAGCCAACCTGGAACTTCCCATTTCAACCAAAAGTAAATTCTATGCAATGGGCATGTACAGTTACCGCAAAGGGAAAGCGGCTGGGTTTTACCGGTACCCCAAACAAACTACCCAGGTGGTGGCCGATCTGTATCCCCGGGGCTTTTTGCCTTATATAGGTTCTGAGATCCAGGATCGCTCCCTGATGGCGGGCTTTAAGGGAAAAACTGCCGGCGCCTGGAACTGGGATGTAAGTTCTACCTATGGGGGCAACCAGTTCCGGTTTGATGTAACCAATTCAAACAACGCCAGTATGGGCGATGCGTCACCCACCTCTTTTTATTGCGGTAAGCTTGCCTTTCAGCAAAGCACTACCAATGTCGATTTTTCAAAAGATTTCGGTTCACAGCTTAATCTGTCGTCGTTTAACGTAGCCCTTGGCGCCGAAATGCGGGTTGACATGTTCAAGATATCACCGGGCCAGGAAGAGTCGTGGAAGAACTATGACCCTAATGGTGGTAAAGCCGGGGGCGCGCAGGTTTTCCCGGGGTATCAACCCGCCAATGCCGTGAATGAGAACCGCAATGTGTTGAGCACTTATGTGGATGTGGAATCAGACATCACCGAAAAGTTCCTGGTAAATGTAGCCGGCCGCTTTGAACACTACAGTGATTTTGGCAGCGCCCTGGCTGGCAAACTGGCCTTGCGGTATAAAATACTGGATGCATTGGCTATTCGCGGGGCCATCAGCAACGGCTTCAGGGCGCCTTCTATTCACCAGTACTTCTTTAACAATACCAGCACGCAGTTTCAGTTGATAAATGGTACGCTTACGCCCAGTAATACCTTAACGGTGCGTAACAGCGATCCTATTGCCAAAGCGTTGGGTATTCCTGATCTGAAAGAAGAAACCTCCGTTAACTACAGCCTGGGTATCACAGCCAAACCCGGCCGTAATACTTCCCTTACCGTCGATGCCTATCGCATAGATATCAAAAACCGCATTTTACTGGCAGGGCCATTTAAAAGAACAACTGCCGGCACCTCTATAGTTGACCAGGTGTTGAACAATGCAGGCATTGGCACCGATGTACAGGTGGTGCAGGCATTCGCCAATTTTGTTGATACAAAAACCCAGGGGGTTGACATCATCTTTTCGGTTAGTCCGCAGATTAATACCGGTAACCTGGATATAACACTGGCCGCTAATTTCAATGAAACAAAAATTCAAAAAATAAAAGGCACTGATAAGATCCCTGCCAAGCCTGATTCGGTAGGTAATTACTTTTACTTTGACCGGGCCGAACAATCGCGGGTAGAAAAGGCCAATCCGAAAAATAAAGTATCGCTGTCGGCCAATTACCAGTATAAAAAATTTGGCCTGCTGGCGCGGGCAACCCGTTTTGGCAAGGTATCGTCGCTGAATGCCGATCCCCGGCTAGATGAAACCTATGACCCCAAAGTGGTAACAGACGCCAGCATCAGTTACAGCATTCTGCCACAGGTGCGCGTAACCATTGGTGCTAATAATTTATTTGATGTATATCCCGATAAACTGAAATGGTTCCGGGATGGCACGGGCGACAAAACGAATATTTACTATGGTAATACTTCCGACGGGCGCTTTGTGTACAGCCGCAACGCTACCCAGTTTGGGATGAACGGCGGGTATTATTATGTTAGCCTGTCTGCCAACTTTTAA